Proteins from one Cicer arietinum cultivar CDC Frontier isolate Library 1 chromosome 3, Cicar.CDCFrontier_v2.0, whole genome shotgun sequence genomic window:
- the LOC101500424 gene encoding uncharacterized protein: MAKEYMCDLKAGSGVGGEMQKGGDHETGLPEQRHDGHRITGCPERTRIYVMPVRNQTILQKIVDNKDIVNYKDVACPIARGPVYHISGEEAPSSSELILGMDWLSSNYFMIDCAQRNVIFIDPDTLKFLSTNRLRFSHKGGVQKNVFLNSINLTPEVVVDENPMVKDFSEVFPPNVLGLPPVYNVKFSINFISGTGSISISPYKMAPLELLELKNQLEYLMSKKFIRPSVSP; the protein is encoded by the exons ATGGCTAAAGAGTACATGTGTGATTTGAAAGCGGGCTCAG GTGTTGGGGGAGAAATGCAAAAAGGTGGAGATCATGAAACAGGGCTGCCTGAACAGAG ACATGATGGACATAGGATAACTGGGTGTCCCGAAAGAACCAGAATATATGTTATGCCTGTCAGAAACCAAACCATCTTACAAAAGATTGTCGACAATAAGGATATTGTCAACTATAAGGATGTTGCATGCCCTATTGCTCGAGGACCTGTTTACCATATTAGTGGAGAAGAAGCACCATCTTCCTCAGAACTTATTCTAG GAATGGATTGGTTGTCTAGCAACTACTTCATGATAGATTGCGCCCAACGGAATGTGATATTTATAGATCCCGATACTTTGAAGTTCCTTTCGACCAACAGACTAAGGTTTTCTCATAAAGGAGGAGTTCAAAAAAATGTGTTTCTCAACTCCATCAATTTGACTCCAGAGGTTGTTGTCGATGAGAACCCAATGGTGAAGGATTTCTCTGAAGTTTTCCCACCCAACGTACTAGGACTACCACCAGTCTACAACGTCAAATTTTCTATCAATTTTATTTCAGGTACTGGATCCATCTCTATTTCTCCTTACAAAATGGCCCCCTTAGAGTTACTAGAACTAAAGAACCAATTGGAATACCTTATGTCTAAGAAATTCATTCGGCCTAGTGTGTCACCATAG